One genomic window of Myxococcaceae bacterium includes the following:
- a CDS encoding FtsQ-type POTRA domain-containing protein: protein MIRIGILGIIFLVTGSFIPLIYVWVTSDSGLTIRTIHIQGGVHARDEELQLYLSEFIGKSLYGTDLKRVQKVAGQHPWVRSVRVRRQPPQALDVIVVEREATALLKNHKLWVLDLHGVAFKAAETEEEFSLPQVSSPECVGVLEAHRRVSQPGGTIVQIESSGANQFRVLFASGLEVLLGSQNWDEQWKKLVRVLNQLGNKRELLAFVYLDDTPKSNQIAVRFKKR from the coding sequence ATGATTCGAATTGGAATATTAGGCATTATTTTCTTAGTGACAGGCTCTTTCATTCCTTTGATCTATGTTTGGGTAACCAGTGACAGCGGTCTGACGATCCGAACCATTCACATTCAAGGAGGCGTTCATGCTCGTGATGAGGAGCTTCAGCTCTATTTGAGTGAATTTATCGGAAAATCTCTTTATGGGACAGACTTGAAACGGGTTCAAAAGGTAGCGGGACAGCATCCTTGGGTCCGATCGGTTCGTGTCAGAAGGCAGCCTCCACAGGCACTCGATGTAATTGTGGTCGAACGAGAAGCGACTGCGTTGCTGAAGAATCATAAGCTTTGGGTATTGGATCTCCATGGAGTTGCTTTTAAAGCAGCTGAAACCGAAGAAGAATTTTCTTTGCCCCAAGTTTCAAGCCCAGAGTGTGTGGGGGTTTTAGAGGCTCATCGACGGGTGAGTCAGCCGGGTGGCACGATTGTTCAAATTGAGTCCAGCGGTGCGAATCAATTTCGAGTGCTCTTTGCTTCGGGTTTAGAGGTTCTGCTTGGAAGTCAAAATTGGGATGAACAGTGGAAAAAATTAGTTCGAGTTTTGAATCAGTTAGGGAATAAACGAGAATTACTTGCTTTTGTCTACCTTGACGATACGCCTAAAAGTAATCAAATTGCGGTACGCTTTAAAAAGAGGTGA
- the murB gene encoding UDP-N-acetylmuramate dehydrogenase, with the protein MFEGIDVRENEVLAPYTTFKLGGPADYLAFPKNVAELQRLLDEATTNRIPIHLLGGGSNLLIHDSGLRGLVVSLEKGFSHLELSLEKNEIRVGAGASFPKLTRRCLELGWEVALGWGGVPGSVGGALKMNAGTRLGEIGEVVLSVEVSTLEGMRVLTQEQMGFAYRSTSFPSGTILCEALLRFPGADPLRKQELLEKARLLALQRKATQPKERSAGSMFKNPPGDYAGRLIESCDLKGLKMGGAAVSSVHANFIVNEGKATAFEILRLSEYVRERVEQKFDIKLEYEVRRWGF; encoded by the coding sequence GTGTTTGAAGGAATCGATGTTCGAGAAAACGAAGTTCTTGCCCCTTATACAACGTTTAAATTAGGTGGCCCAGCGGATTACTTGGCTTTTCCAAAGAATGTTGCCGAACTTCAGAGGCTGTTGGATGAGGCGACTACGAATCGGATTCCAATCCATTTATTAGGCGGTGGCAGCAACTTACTCATTCATGATTCAGGGCTTCGAGGCCTTGTTGTATCGCTTGAAAAAGGTTTTTCTCATCTGGAACTAAGCCTTGAAAAAAATGAAATACGCGTGGGTGCAGGGGCTTCTTTTCCCAAATTAACACGCCGCTGTCTTGAATTAGGATGGGAAGTTGCTTTGGGGTGGGGTGGGGTCCCCGGTTCGGTCGGTGGCGCTCTTAAGATGAATGCTGGAACTCGATTGGGTGAAATTGGGGAAGTAGTCTTATCGGTTGAGGTTTCTACCCTGGAAGGCATGCGTGTGTTAACTCAAGAGCAGATGGGCTTTGCGTATCGCTCCACGTCTTTTCCGAGCGGTACTATTTTATGCGAGGCTCTGCTACGGTTTCCAGGGGCAGACCCGCTTCGCAAGCAAGAGCTTCTTGAAAAAGCACGTTTATTGGCTTTGCAGCGCAAGGCAACTCAGCCTAAAGAGCGTTCGGCAGGCTCCATGTTTAAGAACCCTCCCGGTGACTACGCGGGTCGCTTAATAGAATCTTGTGATCTGAAAGGGCTTAAAATGGGAGGCGCCGCTGTTTCGTCCGTGCATGCTAATTTTATCGTCAATGAAGGAAAGGCAACAGCCTTCGAGATTCTGAGACTCTCGGAGTACGTTCGAGAAAGAGTTGAACAAAAATTTGATATTAAATTGGAATACGAAGTCAGAAGGTGGGGATTTTAA
- a CDS encoding UDP-N-acetylmuramate--L-alanine ligase: protein MLKKVHFIGIAGIGMSGIAEVLLSLGIEVQGSDLSSNESSRRLQDLGAKVFQGHRAEQIEGADIIVISSAIRSDNPEFVEAERREIPVIPRARMLAELMRLQQGIAIAGSHGKTTTTSLVAAILEEAALDPTVVIGGKVNHLGSNAKHGKGRFMVAEADESDGSFLMLLPNIAVVTNIDSDHLDFWKGGLQEIKNAFEKFLNGLPFFGLAVACVDALSVREVLQSVKRRVVTYGLVHLADYQAKEIQHERHATQYRLFRYGEDLGLIRLNLLGDHNVQNSLAAIAVGDELGVDLESMKRTLQRFSGVQRRFTQVGEKNGILVIDDYGHHPIEISMVLKAARQTFPGRRVGVLFEPHRYTRTRDHLNEFADALMNTDYVVISDIYPASEPPIAGVDSSCLVTLIQERQHPEAYWGGSLQDATSQLIHLARSGDVLITLGAGSIAQCAPRILERL, encoded by the coding sequence ATGTTAAAAAAAGTTCATTTTATCGGAATCGCTGGAATTGGCATGAGCGGCATTGCAGAAGTGCTGTTAAGCCTTGGAATAGAAGTTCAAGGTTCGGATTTAAGCTCGAACGAAAGTTCTCGCCGTCTTCAAGATTTGGGAGCCAAGGTTTTTCAAGGGCACCGGGCCGAACAGATTGAGGGTGCCGACATCATCGTCATCTCCTCAGCAATTCGATCGGATAATCCCGAGTTTGTGGAGGCAGAGCGAAGAGAAATACCGGTCATACCCAGAGCGCGCATGTTGGCAGAGTTAATGAGGCTGCAGCAAGGCATTGCGATCGCGGGTTCACACGGCAAGACCACCACGACAAGCTTGGTGGCGGCAATTCTGGAAGAAGCAGCACTGGATCCAACCGTTGTCATCGGCGGCAAAGTGAATCATTTGGGTTCGAATGCCAAACATGGAAAAGGTCGGTTCATGGTGGCGGAAGCAGATGAATCCGATGGCTCTTTTTTGATGTTGCTTCCTAACATTGCGGTTGTGACGAATATTGACTCGGATCATCTCGATTTTTGGAAAGGCGGATTGCAAGAGATAAAAAACGCTTTTGAGAAATTCTTGAATGGTTTGCCTTTTTTTGGATTGGCCGTTGCTTGCGTCGATGCGCTTTCAGTCCGTGAGGTGTTACAATCGGTGAAACGTCGTGTGGTCACTTATGGGCTCGTTCATTTGGCTGACTATCAAGCGAAAGAAATTCAACATGAACGCCATGCGACCCAGTATCGTCTTTTTCGTTATGGAGAAGATTTAGGGTTGATCCGGCTGAATTTATTAGGCGATCATAATGTGCAAAATTCTTTGGCAGCGATTGCAGTGGGGGATGAATTAGGAGTTGATTTGGAATCCATGAAGCGTACTTTGCAGCGCTTTTCCGGAGTTCAACGTCGATTTACGCAAGTAGGGGAAAAAAATGGAATCCTGGTGATTGACGACTACGGGCATCACCCGATTGAAATTTCGATGGTTTTGAAAGCGGCTCGGCAAACCTTTCCAGGCCGGCGCGTTGGAGTTTTATTCGAACCGCATCGTTATACTCGAACACGGGATCATCTGAACGAGTTTGCGGATGCGTTGATGAATACGGACTATGTGGTGATCAGCGATATCTATCCTGCTAGCGAGCCCCCCATTGCAGGGGTTGATTCTTCTTGCCTTGTGACGCTGATCCAGGAACGGCAGCACCCAGAGGCTTATTGGGGTGGTTCTCTTCAGGATGCAACGAGTCAGCTGATCCATTTAGCGAGATCCGGAGATGTTTTAATTACGCTAGGGGCAGGGTCTATTGCTCAATGTGCTCCTCGCATTTTAGAGCGGTTGTAA
- the murG gene encoding undecaprenyldiphospho-muramoylpentapeptide beta-N-acetylglucosaminyltransferase: MKIVIAGGGTGGHVFPAIALAQGIKRLSAQHEVLFVGTEKGIEARTVPASGFRLQTIEISGFKEKGLLKAFVVFLRLPFSLFESIRILRQFRADGVVGVGGYASGPVLLAAWLLGIPRAILEQNSIPGFTNRMLAHFVSHIFGAFECLRAHFPARKLQLLGNPLRDSFRFQGREDPDSILILGGSLGARPLNVLLPPAMAQVGSIQVIHQTGALEREKVEQAYRELGVAAEVVSFISDMPLAYARAKLVIARSGAMTCSELTAMGVPAILIPFPQAADQHQLYNAQELAQAGAAIVMEQNSLNPETLAGLIKHLFLNTQTLETMAHKSRQLGKPNAADAIAKKVIEIC, translated from the coding sequence ATGAAGATTGTGATTGCAGGCGGCGGTACTGGGGGCCATGTTTTTCCGGCGATTGCTCTTGCTCAGGGTATCAAGCGCCTTAGTGCGCAGCATGAGGTCTTATTTGTGGGGACCGAAAAGGGCATTGAAGCACGCACGGTGCCAGCCTCTGGGTTTCGCCTGCAGACGATTGAGATTTCAGGCTTTAAAGAAAAAGGTCTGCTCAAGGCTTTCGTTGTTTTTTTGAGACTCCCGTTTTCGCTGTTCGAGTCCATTCGAATTCTTCGTCAATTTCGTGCCGATGGAGTCGTTGGGGTTGGAGGATACGCATCTGGTCCCGTCCTTCTGGCGGCTTGGTTGCTGGGTATTCCTCGAGCGATATTAGAGCAAAACAGCATTCCAGGTTTTACGAATCGCATGCTTGCCCACTTCGTTTCGCATATTTTTGGAGCTTTTGAGTGTTTGCGGGCTCATTTTCCTGCTCGAAAATTGCAATTGCTTGGGAATCCACTTCGAGACAGTTTTCGATTCCAAGGCCGTGAAGATCCTGATTCGATACTCATTTTAGGGGGAAGCCTGGGAGCAAGACCCCTCAATGTTCTGTTGCCACCGGCAATGGCTCAGGTAGGGTCTATCCAGGTTATTCACCAAACCGGCGCTTTAGAGCGAGAGAAAGTAGAACAAGCGTATCGAGAACTCGGAGTTGCCGCAGAAGTCGTTTCGTTTATTTCGGACATGCCACTGGCGTATGCTCGAGCCAAACTGGTGATTGCGCGATCGGGCGCGATGACTTGTTCCGAATTGACTGCGATGGGAGTTCCAGCCATCCTCATTCCTTTTCCGCAGGCTGCTGACCAGCATCAGCTTTACAACGCTCAAGAACTTGCTCAGGCTGGAGCTGCCATTGTCATGGAGCAAAACAGTTTAAATCCAGAAACTTTGGCAGGCTTAATTAAGCATCTATTTTTAAATACACAAACACTTGAAACTATGGCACATAAATCTCGGCAATTGGGGAAGCCGAACGCGGCAGACGCAATCGCAAAGAAAGTTATTGAAATATGTTAA
- a CDS encoding DEAD/DEAH box helicase codes for MTEYSWLRLREHFKQEQSPLTVVFHELPRREGKCLAELKIDSHESVTEPAKLLEPKSGLSVRQQACVQVFLSATAFSAKRDIWALSPSQAVSILLLANDVQIEIRNRGFITFTMEPARIRANGVESGLIFEAAVDGKKLEVLAVLGQERSFLLDSSLRLFTVEPWLMPTEIDALLNAEPIGVDAFASELNQETYTQLAKLGVDFSCFRMNALVPHSEIVLRALLGRQMELRLHLVTTLECQGEADEVEIRSKGDLEPVFWLKGLWVQRPTQQEQAAREWLYSMGASPSSKNRGFSAKGQRALDILESLSRQDQLPQGIQLDRDCLPVLVPLPEIPTLRIERTQTSQVEVRVSAGELSFSLEKLFEVLDQEGRAMLLDEDHVLTFSPQAGHLFRRLSEVLDVTKLGEEKEYSFYEIASLLKMFEGQVSIQADLQLMERLRLFVPELIPSDHVLPANLKATLRPYQNDAIAWMSQLHRAGLGRLLADEMGLGKTLMVLTLIAKVREQEGQKPTLVIAPTSVLDVWISESQTHFSGMMALKWHGLDREERIEDAEKADIIVTSYALLRRDLSLFEKISFRYLIIDEAQIVKNSKTESWRAAKSIRAEQRLALSGTPIENRISDLFSILELVAPGILGDEKRFLKRYGAGDRNPELRDRVRPMILRRRKEEVASDLPPKIESILHCEMKDFQRTLYIEILRAAQHELSSMAQTSIPLLAALTRLRQACCDPSLIPGQGIESSSAKVDLFLETVKECLANGRRVIVYSQFVKMQQILIAKLREIGVNDTLWLHGATQNRGDIVEAFQKPDGPGVIVVSLKAGGTGITLTAADTIIYYDPWWNPAVMDQAADRAHRIGQTKTVHLIKLVCKNSIEEQILALCERKRAIANDVLLGEGSGPKSLTLEDIKQLLEVEFEREF; via the coding sequence ATGACCGAATATTCATGGCTTCGTTTGAGAGAGCATTTCAAACAAGAGCAGTCTCCATTAACCGTTGTTTTTCATGAGCTTCCACGTCGTGAGGGCAAATGCCTGGCGGAGCTCAAGATAGACTCTCATGAGTCTGTCACAGAGCCGGCAAAACTCTTAGAGCCTAAGAGTGGCCTCTCTGTTCGTCAGCAAGCCTGTGTTCAAGTGTTCCTTTCCGCGACGGCTTTTTCAGCCAAACGAGATATTTGGGCTTTAAGCCCTTCTCAGGCGGTCTCCATTTTGCTGTTAGCGAATGATGTTCAGATTGAGATTCGAAATCGAGGTTTTATCACATTCACGATGGAACCAGCCCGGATTCGGGCGAATGGGGTTGAATCCGGGTTGATTTTTGAGGCAGCGGTGGATGGAAAGAAATTGGAGGTCTTGGCTGTTTTAGGCCAGGAACGATCCTTTTTACTCGATTCTAGTTTGCGACTTTTTACGGTGGAGCCTTGGCTGATGCCAACCGAGATCGATGCGCTTTTGAACGCTGAGCCGATAGGAGTGGATGCATTCGCGTCTGAGCTGAATCAAGAAACCTATACACAGCTTGCAAAACTGGGTGTGGATTTTTCTTGTTTTCGGATGAATGCCTTGGTCCCTCACAGCGAGATTGTGCTCCGTGCGTTGTTGGGACGTCAGATGGAACTCCGATTGCATCTCGTGACAACGCTGGAGTGCCAGGGGGAGGCAGACGAGGTTGAGATCCGATCCAAAGGAGACTTGGAACCGGTATTTTGGCTGAAGGGTTTATGGGTGCAAAGACCGACTCAGCAAGAGCAGGCTGCACGAGAATGGCTCTATTCCATGGGGGCAAGCCCGAGCTCAAAGAATCGAGGATTCTCGGCCAAAGGTCAGCGGGCGCTGGATATTCTAGAGTCGTTATCCAGACAAGACCAGCTTCCCCAAGGGATTCAACTGGATCGAGATTGCTTACCCGTCCTCGTTCCGTTGCCCGAAATACCGACTCTGCGGATTGAGCGAACCCAAACATCGCAAGTTGAGGTCAGAGTTTCCGCTGGCGAGTTATCGTTTTCTTTGGAAAAGTTATTTGAAGTACTGGATCAAGAAGGGCGAGCCATGCTGCTCGACGAAGATCATGTCTTAACCTTTTCCCCTCAAGCCGGTCATCTTTTCAGACGCCTGAGTGAGGTTCTGGATGTGACAAAATTAGGAGAAGAGAAAGAGTATTCTTTCTATGAAATCGCTTCTCTCCTGAAAATGTTTGAAGGGCAGGTATCCATTCAGGCAGATCTGCAATTAATGGAGCGCTTGCGTTTATTTGTTCCGGAACTGATTCCGAGTGATCATGTATTGCCAGCCAACTTGAAAGCAACTCTAAGACCCTATCAAAATGATGCCATCGCTTGGATGTCTCAGTTGCATCGGGCTGGACTGGGTCGTTTGTTGGCAGACGAGATGGGTCTTGGAAAGACTTTGATGGTATTGACGTTGATTGCCAAAGTGAGAGAGCAAGAAGGCCAAAAGCCAACCTTGGTCATTGCTCCAACAAGCGTATTGGACGTTTGGATCTCCGAATCTCAGACACACTTTTCAGGAATGATGGCTCTTAAGTGGCATGGTTTGGATCGCGAAGAGCGTATCGAAGATGCTGAGAAAGCAGATATCATTGTGACAAGCTATGCGCTGCTTCGAAGAGATTTAAGCTTGTTCGAGAAGATCTCGTTCCGCTATTTGATCATCGATGAAGCTCAAATTGTAAAAAATTCAAAAACCGAAAGCTGGAGAGCCGCCAAAAGCATTCGAGCTGAACAGCGTTTAGCTCTTTCCGGTACGCCGATTGAGAATCGCATTTCGGATCTGTTCAGCATCCTGGAGCTGGTTGCTCCCGGTATATTAGGCGATGAAAAGCGATTTTTGAAGCGATATGGCGCGGGCGATCGGAATCCAGAGCTTCGTGATCGCGTTCGACCCATGATTCTGAGACGCCGCAAAGAAGAAGTTGCGAGTGATCTGCCTCCCAAAATTGAAAGCATTTTGCATTGCGAGATGAAGGATTTTCAACGAACTCTCTACATTGAAATACTTCGAGCTGCTCAACATGAACTCAGCTCAATGGCTCAAACGAGTATCCCCTTATTGGCTGCTTTGACGCGTTTGCGACAAGCTTGTTGCGATCCAAGCTTAATTCCGGGGCAAGGGATCGAATCCAGTTCGGCCAAGGTGGATCTATTTTTAGAGACGGTGAAAGAATGTTTGGCAAATGGCAGGCGTGTGATTGTTTACAGCCAATTTGTGAAGATGCAGCAAATTCTCATCGCTAAGCTTCGAGAAATAGGAGTGAACGATACATTGTGGCTTCACGGAGCGACCCAAAACCGTGGCGATATTGTCGAAGCATTTCAAAAACCAGATGGCCCGGGCGTGATTGTCGTGAGCTTAAAGGCTGGTGGGACTGGAATCACGCTAACAGCGGCAGATACCATTATTTATTACGATCCTTGGTGGAACCCAGCGGTGATGGATCAGGCGGCAGATCGAGCTCATCGAATTGGACAGACCAAAACCGTGCATTTGATCAAGCTCGTTTGCAAAAATTCGATCGAAGAGCAAATACTGGCGTTGTGCGAGCGCAAACGTGCCATCGCAAACGATGTTTTGTTGGGTGAAGGCTCAGGTCCGAAGTCTTTGACTTTAGAAGATATCAAACAATTGCTCGAAGTAGAATTCGAGAGAGAGTTCTAA
- the tsaB gene encoding tRNA (adenosine(37)-N6)-threonylcarbamoyltransferase complex dimerization subunit type 1 TsaB has translation MESVCLILDTSCPRALVALTQGNQILAEHYLSEYRRHGECLPAAVQTVLKEAGLPFEGIKQIAVGRGPGSFIGVRVAMAYAKGLAMALQIPLIGFGTLDAIEHSSAVGAAIDARRGEYYVRLNSHPRPMILKSLPAGIHLEAQGPSARGVVKHLSNDIEDETFTLVPDYIRDSQ, from the coding sequence ATGGAATCTGTTTGCCTCATACTGGATACTTCCTGTCCTCGTGCTTTGGTAGCACTGACTCAAGGAAATCAAATTTTGGCGGAGCACTATCTGTCCGAATATCGACGACATGGAGAGTGTTTGCCTGCAGCCGTTCAAACGGTTCTGAAAGAAGCCGGTCTTCCATTCGAAGGAATCAAGCAGATAGCAGTTGGAAGAGGCCCGGGTTCGTTCATCGGTGTTCGAGTTGCCATGGCCTATGCGAAGGGACTTGCTATGGCTCTTCAGATCCCTTTGATCGGCTTTGGTACCCTGGATGCGATTGAACACAGCTCGGCAGTGGGAGCAGCGATCGACGCTCGCAGAGGAGAGTACTACGTGCGTTTGAACAGTCATCCCAGGCCGATGATCTTAAAAAGCTTGCCAGCAGGGATTCATTTGGAAGCACAAGGCCCCTCTGCACGAGGCGTCGTGAAACACCTGTCGAATGATATTGAAGATGAAACATTTACCTTAGTTCCGGATTATATACGAGATAGTCAATGA
- a CDS encoding helix-turn-helix domain-containing protein, protein MANGNSVTVLPVQAELTTQEAAELLNISRPYLVQILEEGKIPFRKVGTKRRILAKDIFDFREKVEAERFCVLEKLANEAQKLGMGY, encoded by the coding sequence ATGGCCAATGGAAATTCCGTCACCGTTCTTCCTGTCCAAGCCGAATTAACCACGCAAGAGGCAGCTGAATTGTTAAATATCTCCAGGCCTTATCTAGTTCAGATTCTAGAAGAAGGAAAAATACCTTTTCGAAAGGTTGGAACCAAACGACGCATCCTTGCAAAAGATATTTTTGATTTTAGAGAAAAGGTGGAAGCAGAGCGTTTTTGTGTGCTCGAAAAATTAGCCAATGAGGCTCAAAAGCTTGGCATGGGATATTGA
- the clpB gene encoding ATP-dependent chaperone ClpB — MQIDKMTTKLREALESARQVCAAKNQQQLSLAHLLGALLQQPESLLPQVFERLGVDFPGILSDIKTQINSEPQISGTKPDEVYMAPNVLKAFDRANQIAQKWGDTFISTEAMLLALAQTGTTQSLLERRGLDAKQLEKAILDLRQGNHVTDENPESKQGTIQKYTHNLSADARSGKLDPVVGRDDEIRRTMQVLSRRSKNNPVLIGEPGVGKTAIAEGIALRIASHDVPESLRNRELVSLDLAALIAGTKYRGEFEDRLKALLKELQKAEGQYILFIDELHTLVGAGSAEGAMDASNMLKPALARGELRCIGATTLKEYRQHIEKDAALERRFQPILVTEPSVEDAITILRGIKERYELHHGIRITDGAIVSACVLSNRYITGRQLPDKAIDLIDEAASALKMQIESSPEELDELERHITRLEVAKRALMRESDSASQKRLQDTEEELANDKEKALALRAKWTTEKNRLSWVKETKTQIEKVKHEIDIAQRQGDFEKAAKLQYGDLFALEKKLQESSESTQGFLREEVSDQDIAGVVSRWTGIPVQKMLEAESARLLHMEDRIAQRVIGQPEAIAAVSNAVRRSRAGLSDESKPLGSFMFLGPTGVGKTELARSLAEFLFDDEHAMVRIDMSEYLEKHSVSRFIGAPPGYVGYEEGGQLTEAIRRRPYSVILLDEIEKAAPEIFNVLLQLLDEGRLTDGQGRVVDFRNTIVLMTSNLGSPYLLEGVTPAAQELVLRELKNHFRPEFLNRVDDIILFHGLRPKDLRAIVDIQLEQVRKRLKSRELHFEVSEEARNRLAEIGYDPILGARPLKRVIQREIVDAVSKALLEGKYPAGSTVEVVREGDSLTLKTP; from the coding sequence ATGCAAATCGATAAAATGACAACCAAGCTCCGCGAAGCTCTTGAATCGGCTCGACAGGTTTGCGCGGCCAAAAATCAGCAACAACTGTCATTGGCGCACTTGCTAGGCGCGCTTTTGCAGCAACCTGAAAGTCTGCTTCCGCAGGTATTCGAACGTTTGGGCGTTGATTTTCCAGGAATCCTTTCGGATATCAAAACTCAAATCAATTCGGAGCCTCAGATCAGCGGCACGAAGCCAGATGAAGTTTACATGGCCCCTAATGTCTTAAAAGCATTCGATCGTGCCAATCAAATCGCCCAGAAATGGGGAGATACCTTTATTTCCACTGAAGCCATGTTGCTCGCTTTGGCTCAAACCGGAACCACTCAAAGCTTATTAGAGCGCCGAGGCCTTGATGCGAAGCAACTCGAAAAAGCCATCTTGGATCTCAGGCAAGGCAACCACGTCACCGATGAAAATCCCGAATCCAAGCAAGGAACCATCCAGAAGTATACGCACAACTTGAGCGCCGATGCTCGCTCCGGGAAACTAGACCCAGTCGTAGGAAGAGACGATGAAATCCGTCGAACCATGCAGGTCCTGAGCCGCCGCTCGAAAAACAATCCAGTGTTGATCGGAGAACCGGGTGTGGGGAAAACAGCCATTGCCGAAGGCATCGCTCTTCGAATCGCCAGCCACGATGTTCCTGAAAGCCTCCGAAACCGAGAACTAGTCTCACTAGACTTGGCTGCTTTGATCGCCGGCACAAAATACCGAGGGGAATTTGAAGACCGCCTCAAAGCACTTTTAAAAGAACTGCAGAAAGCAGAAGGGCAATATATCTTATTCATCGATGAGCTTCACACGCTCGTAGGAGCAGGGAGTGCAGAAGGAGCCATGGATGCCAGCAACATGCTGAAGCCAGCCCTGGCCCGCGGAGAATTACGCTGCATTGGAGCAACGACTCTGAAGGAATATCGTCAGCACATAGAAAAAGATGCTGCACTGGAACGTCGTTTCCAGCCTATTTTGGTCACAGAACCCAGCGTAGAAGATGCCATCACCATTCTAAGAGGCATTAAAGAACGCTATGAGTTGCATCATGGAATCCGCATTACAGACGGAGCTATTGTTTCGGCCTGCGTGCTCTCCAATCGCTACATTACCGGTCGCCAGCTACCCGATAAAGCCATTGACTTGATCGATGAAGCCGCGAGTGCCTTGAAAATGCAGATTGAATCGTCTCCAGAAGAACTCGATGAGCTGGAACGACACATCACTCGCCTGGAAGTGGCCAAACGAGCCTTGATGCGAGAAAGTGATTCGGCCAGCCAAAAACGTCTTCAAGATACCGAAGAAGAGCTGGCCAATGACAAGGAGAAAGCCCTCGCTTTAAGAGCCAAGTGGACCACCGAAAAGAATCGCCTTTCCTGGGTCAAAGAAACCAAAACTCAGATTGAGAAAGTAAAACACGAAATTGACATAGCTCAACGGCAAGGGGATTTTGAAAAAGCAGCCAAACTCCAATACGGGGATTTGTTTGCCTTGGAGAAAAAACTCCAAGAATCGAGCGAATCCACCCAAGGTTTTCTACGCGAAGAGGTCAGCGATCAAGATATCGCAGGAGTTGTGTCTCGATGGACGGGAATTCCCGTTCAAAAAATGCTCGAAGCCGAGTCCGCGCGCCTGCTCCACATGGAAGATCGCATCGCTCAGCGCGTCATTGGTCAACCAGAAGCGATCGCAGCTGTTAGCAACGCGGTTCGCCGAAGTCGGGCGGGCCTTTCGGACGAGAGTAAACCTCTTGGAAGTTTCATGTTCTTAGGTCCAACTGGCGTTGGAAAAACCGAGCTCGCGCGTTCACTCGCCGAGTTTTTGTTCGATGATGAACACGCCATGGTGCGCATCGATATGTCGGAATACCTGGAGAAGCATTCCGTGTCCCGCTTCATCGGAGCTCCGCCTGGCTATGTAGGTTACGAAGAAGGCGGCCAGCTCACAGAAGCCATCCGTCGAAGGCCCTATTCGGTCATTTTGTTAGACGAAATCGAGAAAGCAGCACCCGAAATTTTTAACGTCCTGCTTCAGCTTCTGGACGAGGGTCGTTTAACCGATGGACAAGGCCGTGTTGTCGATTTCCGTAATACCATCGTTTTAATGACCAGCAACTTAGGCAGTCCGTATTTGCTGGAAGGCGTTACACCAGCAGCTCAGGAGCTCGTCTTGAGAGAGCTTAAGAATCATTTTAGACCTGAGTTCTTAAATCGAGTGGATGACATCATTCTATTTCATGGACTTCGCCCCAAAGACCTTCGAGCCATTGTCGATATTCAGCTCGAGCAAGTTCGAAAGCGTTTAAAAAGTCGAGAGCTCCATTTCGAAGTTAGCGAAGAAGCACGTAACAGACTTGCTGAGATTGGATATGACCCGATCTTGGGCGCACGGCCTCTCAAACGCGTCATTCAACGTGAAATTGTCGATGCCGTATCGAAAGCTTTGCTTGAAGGCAAATACCCTGCTGGCAGTACCGTCGAAGTAGTTCGAGAAGGCGATTCTCTAACCCTGAAGACTCCTTGA